A window of the Trichoderma asperellum chromosome 6, complete sequence genome harbors these coding sequences:
- a CDS encoding uncharacterized protein (EggNog:ENOG41~TransMembrane:5 (o179-200i221-243o299-321i328-346o389-407i)), protein MDTADASRDGPPLLRPIPRRPFVFDLKCSTPPPRSLTPPQDDESDSEEQRREEEIQLARFRRDLINSGLLGSRPSPPDSPPALTQSQSTANLNSSTLAGIYDCEDQEDVFNGGDNDEELHTPWGTGAETPVKRRESISLATYELMRDRSNLPRRRMSYKPAEATPLKQPVTPAGTAVSLASRAMVLFVLGAGYGVLVTHLQQESRLLQLTEASSIVPRYNGSYLALWGFGLTGVALGALQPWFDGLWDGLFGSEDEQTVVEAEEPLPDAAKGTASETDWALVMRAVGVFVGVAFAVRRLAWSSSMQLSVAVALASFVLWWLIDRSISALILSAGVGLAGSILVWGVNLDMIPAPAAHNNNSSNSVPSMASYTDLATALSSIASQETIEASIWMVSVLFCTCLCFGNIGRRLAKSKSKGRWGGL, encoded by the exons ATGGATACTGCAGACGCTTCTCGGGACGGCCCTCCCTTGCTTCGACCCATCCCTCGCCGGCCCTTTGTCTTCGATCTCAAGTGTTCCACGCCGCCGCCCCGTAGCCTCACACCGCCTCAAGATGACGAGAGCGACAGTGAAGAGCAgcgccgagaagaagaaatccagCTCGCCCGCTTCCGCCGCGACTTGATCAATTCTGGCCTCCTCGGCTCGCGTCCATCGCCGCCCGACTCTCCGCCCGCCCTCACCCAGTCACAGTCCACCGCAAACCTCAATTCTTCGACATTGGCGGGCATATACGATTGTGAAGACCAGGAGGACGTCTTCAATGGCGGTGACAACGACGAGGAGCTGCATACGCCATGGGGCACCGGAGCAGAGACGCCGGTCAAGCGACGAGAAAGCATCAGCCTCGCCACCTACGAGTTGATGCGCGATCGATCAAACCTCCCGCGCCGACGGATGTCGTACAAGCCCGCCGAGGCGACTCCGCTGAAACAGCCTGTGACACCCGCTGGTACTGCGGTTTCACTGGCATCGCGTGCCATGGTGCTGTTTGTGCTCGGTGCCGGATACGGAGTGCTGGTCACACACCTACAGCAAGAGTCACGGTTACTCCAGCTGACCGAGGCCAGCAGCATCGTCCCGCGATACAACGGATCATATCTTGCGCTGTGGGGCTTTGGACTGACGGGCGTGGCTCTCGGCGCGCTGCAGCCTTGGTTTGACGGCCTGTGGGACGGCCTTTTTGGGTCCGAGGACGAACAAACCGTGGTGGAAGCCGAGGAACCCCTGCCAGATGCCGCCAAAGGGACTGCGTCAGAGACGGATTGGGCGCTGGTGATGCGCGCAGTCGGCGTCTTTGTTGGCGTCGCGTTTGCGGTG CGTCGTCTTGCATGGAGCTCCAGCATGCAGCTCTCAGTGGCCGTAGCTCTGGCCAGCTTCGTGCTGTGGTGGCTCATCGACCGATCCATCTCCGCCTTGATTCTGTCTGCGGGCGTAGGCCTTGCCGGGTCCATCCTCGTCTGGGGCGTCAATCTGGATATGATTCCTGCGCCCGCCGcacacaacaacaacagcagcaacagcgtcCCGTCTATGGCATCTTACACGGATTTGGCGACAGCACTGAGCAGCATTGCCAGCCAGGAGACCATTGAAGCTAGCATCTGGATGGTTAGCGTGTTGTTCTGCACCTGTCTTTGCTTTGGCAACATTGGACGACGGTTGGCCAAGAGCAAGTCAAAAGGTCGCTGGGGCGGACTCTAA